The genomic segment GATTACGCACTGAGGAGCCGTAGGAAATGGTAATCCCATCAAGGACAATATTGGGCAAGGTATTCCAGTCCACCTTCGCAATTAGCTGTCGGCTGCCAATGAttatacattgtgttttgttaGGATTTAGGACTAAGCCATAGGCATTGCTCCAcctcaaaatttcattcaaatcagCATTTGTTTGAGCAATACCGTTGGATAGTAAGGGAAGTAGGACATGGATATAGATCTGTAAGTCgtcagcaaataaatgatagGAAGAGGAAATATGGCGAGAAATAGaattaatgaaaattgaaaacaagAGAGGAGATAAGACACTGCCTTGAGGGACACCGGCGAAAATATCGCACCAAGTTGACGATGTGTTGTCAACTTTGATACGCTGCCGGCGTCCCTGAAGGAAACTACGGAACCAGTTGAGCACGATAGGAGATAGGTTGAGTGAGCTGAGAAGAAGTAATAGTATATCGTGATCTACGGAGTTGAAGGCATTGCTAAAGTCTAAGAGCGTGAGTATAGTTAAATGATGACTATCCATCCCCAGACGAATGTCATCTGTGATTTTCACCAGGGCTGTGGAGGTACTATGTCCGAAACGAAATCCAGATTGTAGCGGgtttaataaattatgcaagTTAAGGAAGGTCTGAAGTTGATGTTGTACAGAACGTTCTAAGATTTTAGAAAGGAAAGGTAGAATAGAGATCGGACGATAGTCAGAGAAACTTTTAGGACTCCGTTTTTTGGGGAGAGGAATTATATTAGCGTTTTTCCAGGAGGAGGGAAAGGAACCGGTAGAAAGTGAGTAATTGAGGATATGGACCAGGACCGGAGCTAAAATGTCTAACAAGGGAACAATCATGTTTCGACCTATGCAATCACTGCCCACAGCCCTGGATGTGATTGACATAACAGCTCTTTTAACTTCTGTAGTAGACAGCTATCTGAAGGAGAAAGGAGCATTATCGGGAGAAGGTAAGGTGGTCAGATTGTGTAAGGTTTGAGCCTTTTTGTGAGCATCGAAGCTTCGTGGTGTATTAGCAAAATGGGAATTTAAGTGTTCTAGATTTAAATTAGAAGGAACCGATGCTTTTGCGTCCTTCCCAACACCcaacgattttaaaaatttccaAACTTTGGCCTGGTCAGCGTTATCTACAGAAGAATGAATATAGCGCCTTTGCGCATCCCTGCAAGCAGTGTTACAACGATTACGCAGTTTATTGTAAAGTAACTTATCAGAatctgatttcgattttttaaatttaactttggCTCTGTTTTTTCTATTAATTAGTGTTCTGATTTCTTCCGTTAGCCAGGGTGCAGGTAAGTGTTTGATTTTAATTGGTCGCAAGGGGGCGTGGTGGTCAAAGAGTTCAGTTATaatgttattgaaaatatttactttgttATCAATCGACTGGGCATTGAAAATCTCAGACCAATCTACATAGTTTGCATCCGCGCGAAGATGAcctaaattcatatttttaaatgctcTTTGCATAATAACCTTGGGTTTAGCTTTAGGTGTTCGCCATTTGTACGATAGAAAGATACAATCGTGATAGGAAAAACCTTCTGCTGGGTGCTGGCCATGCGTGTCAACAAGGTGAGGAGACGACACAATCATCAGGTCTAGGAGAGAGGGTGAGGAATGGGGATAGTGATGAGTGGCTTGTAAGGGAAGGATATTAAGGTTAAAAGAGTTTACTAGAGAAGTTAGTTTTTTTGACCGGTTGTCGTTTTTAAGAAGACATGTGTTAAAGTCTCCCATTAAGATAACATTTTCGTATAAAGGAGAAAATTCGTCAAGGATGTTGTCGAAAGAAGGGAAGTAATTTACGGAAAGATTAGGGCTATAAAAAactcctaaaagtaattttgaaAAACCATTTGTCACTTCTAAAAGAAGATGTTCCGTCTCATCAGCAGGTGGTGGTTGTGTAGAagatttaagaattttataGCCGATATTAGATCGGAGGTATATAGCTACACCGCCACCAGGTCTACCAATTCGATCGTTCCTGATAAGTTGATAGCCAGGTAAGGAGTAGGATGTAGAGGACAGACACGGTTTAAGCCAGGATTCAGAAACAAGGATAGCATGTAAAAAGGTTTGAGAATCAAAGTAATTAAGGAGTTCGGAGTAGTGTGCAGGAATACTTTGAGCATTTATATGGATTAAATTGAAGTTATTCTGTTTCATAGAGAGGTGAGAAGTAAGGGTAGAAAGCAATGTATTAGAAGAGGTACTGTAAAAGCTTTCATCGCCGCTATCTGACTCAGAGCAAGAGAAGAAACTATCATCAAGCGATAGATTTGACGGTGACATAAAACCCGTGAAGGTTTCGAAGTGTATTAttacaatgtaaaaaataaaataaaaatggtgtaggtatatgtacttaaatatttaaataaactgtatataaataaataaagtaataataataaataaataataataataaataaataaaataataataaaagtttatataAACTCTTTTTTTCTTACGTACCTATCGACTTCGTTTACTATAAAAGAAGCTACAGTCATTACAGTTAATTCTGACTAAGAAAGCAAGGTATGACgacaaactaaattaaatggCCTACCACTGCTCATTACTGTTAGTTTCACAAAGTGAATCACATACAATCGTCAGAAAGAAaccaatttaaaaagtatttatacataatctatacaaacttaatatctttataaaatatataacaaagGTGTATCTAACAACTAACAACACGGCTAACcactaaactaaaaataaacaaaccaTAGACTGAGTTggctaatataaaaaaaaaaaaaaaaaacgacccAAAAAAGGAGGAGAGCAATTGTCAATGTCAGCGAGCTACTATGACATTTATTCTAGTGATCTATGGCCAATTTATGACAACTTTGAAGGTTCtctagagaaaaaatatttggtaacaACTGGAGACATCTATGGTAAGACCGACTTTCTCAGTTTTATAGAAAAGAAAACAGACTTTTACAAAATCTATACAGATGGCCGATGGGTCGAAAACTATAGATGAGGTTAAATCGGCTTATTATGATGAATTTCTGGATGTTACCAAATGTTTTATAATCAGTAATATGTGTTCTATCTACACAGCCGAATGTTATGCTGTTTATATGGcattacaatatataaaaactttgtcatatgtaaataattttcttgtaatATCAGATAGTAAAAGTGTGTTAGTAGCTCTAgataatagtaatttaagtttcaaaagtaattatttaatttttaagatcaAAAACATTCTACATGAATTAGTcagtaataacattaatattgaatttctaTGGGTTCCCTCCCACAGAGGAATTGCTGGAAATGAGAGGGCGGATACAGCCTCTAGAGGACCACCAGATGAGGATCATAAGGACATCATAAAAGTGCCATTTACAGACCTCTTTTTGACTGTCAAAGATGAAATGTTTGAGCTATGGAAAAGAATCTGGAATATAGTAAAGGTTAATAAGGGTAAATGGTACAGTGACATaaagaaagatttttcaatCCCATGGTATTACACTGTACAGTTTGAATCAAGAAAATTCACATCAGTAATAACAAGGATGAGATTTGGACATTGCTTGGTCCCCTCCCACCTccataaattaagaattttagatGATGCAAAATGCCCCAAATGCTTAGAAAATGATGCTGACCTCAAACATATAATCTTTGATTGCAAAGCACTAGGTCTGGACAGAATTTTACTCTGCtctgaaatagataaaatttgtaaagatgaagatataagtgtaccccgccgcccagaagatttactgtctaattacaatttcttcaaatgtttataccgttatatatgctcaacgatggaaaaagtttaaaaataataattgtaaataggtaccgtagtgttttttttttttttttttttgtaaatagtgcttagtgtgaacattggtgagagcctgtggtgagaaccaacatagaagaaagacattccttttttttaattttaatctgttgtattttgtattattattgtattttttttggagcaaaggactcgtttccagctcccaataaattaaaaaaaaaaaaaaatgcaggcCATAAATATCGaaataggtaggtaggtactttaaagtttaaagtggTTTAAACTCTGCTCACGTAATAAATGGCTCCAATTAAAAGGCGTGGCACAAAATTCTCCGATTCTGAAGTACGGCTATTGTCACAGATAGTGATCAAGTACCTTCCAATTATCGAAAATAAAAGAACCGACAACGTTACCAACGGCGCTAAAGAAGAAGCCTGGAGCAAAATTACAGCTTCTTTTAATGCTGCAAATAGCGGGCATGAACGTCGAATGgtcaaaacattaaaatcaaaatatgataACATTAAAAAAGGGTCAAGACATTTTAAGCCATCACGGCCTTTCGACTACAAACCTAACATTGCTGACATCAAGgaaatagaaaataatttgCTGGCTATATGCTCAAATAAttcgaatatattttctttcgaTGCAAGTAACGACAGCGATAGCTTTTCAAGTAAGTAAAGCTGTAAATTACATTAGAAAATAGATACTTTATTTGCACGCCACCCAAAGGCAAATTAGGAGAACTGTTTACCTgactaacatcataatattgtaccttattttatgcaaataaattatttctattctattctattctacaaacttaaaatatataacatcATTCTGAGTCTGGGCCACAAAATGAAGTAGCGACAAGCAACTAAGAAAAGAAAATGACACAGTTTGACCTTATTTAACAAGCTATCATATTGTTTTTGTTGCTTGGCTTTTGATCCAAACTTACagctttataaaaaaagattacAACAAGATCTTATTTGTGgtacaattttgtgtaaaaaaaaacatgaaagcaataaaaatttaacatttCATGTCCTCTATAAGCTAGAAATttagtttacaataataattaaaggtcTAATGTATTACCGCAGGACAAGCCAGCTTATTCACATAACACTGTTTATTTCCAGATGTGCAACCCCCAAATAGTGCTGAAAATACAGCATACATCAAAAATGAGCTTGTGGAGGAAGAAGTATCTATTGGTATGTAAGGAAGAAGTACTTAATAGTTAAGAAATGAATATATTTTGCAACCACTTTTCCATTGCTGCCATATTGAAAGGATTATGTAATAAACAGTATAAcaatactaacattataaatgagaaaatgtgtctgtctgtctgtctgtctatctgctacctcttcacacttaacccatcaagccccatgcGGGTGCCCGGTGGCcacaaaacaattaaatatctattgtgtctgtgattcccacaATTCAAGcgtcaaactgctgaaccgattttaatgaaattaagtaagtatagagaTAGTTTgaaggtactttttatcccggaaaaatctaTAGTTCCTGCGCAATAAACTAATTCTGTGCCACTGTGTTGCGGGTATCATAGTTTAGACTACTATTATGTgtaggtatgtatgttttttacctttacaaataatttttcagTAGCTATCAGAATTCACAACCAACCAATACAATGTTTTGAGAGTTTATTCTTTTATTTCAGAACCCAGTGCCGATGAAGAAGAAATTTGTAATAGTGAAAACTCAATAGaaggtaggtataatattttttttccttttaataGAGTATGTCCACCCTAAAACGACGAAATTTTgtacaatttatatttataatttaatataattttaataaatataattaaaaaatttataatttggtATATTATAATGCACATGTAGTGTCTTTCTAATTTACTcaagaattttttttaaagttgatcGACCAGATGTTAACGTTTTTGAGTTAATGATAATAAAGGCATGTTGATGTTATTTGTTACTAGATGGCGCTATACGTTATCGAAATACTAGTATGACATGACATGAAATATCTATCCAGCCCTGCTAGTCACCAAACAGAATAAGTTATTATTCTGTTTGTTGTCTAACTGCAACCAACTATGCCTCAAAATGATGTATCGTAGGTTCAGTTTGTCTCTTGCCATTTTATACTGCGTACTATTACTTTTTGTTTCAAGCAATTATATTCTTTTTACAGAACCACAGAATAAATATAAGACTTGGCCTTCCTTAGTATCCGAAGCGCCACAGGCATCACCAAATAAAGCTAATGAGACAGCAAAGCCAGATCCGATAAGCGAAGCCAAGTTAGAGTTAATACGCCTGCAAATAGAAATAGCTAAGAAAGAGCATTCCTTCAAAGAGATGGAACACAAGCGAAAAATGTTATATCTTTATAATGAAGAAGTAAGAAAGAATCAAATACATCAAAAGATGCTTCGCACAATGCAGCAAGATATGAAGACAAGTTGACCCTTCCAATTCAGAAGAATTAGATACATCCACAACCTTGAAACATTTGAACAAGTGCacctaaatataattataataagatgcttcctcaccgggagcattcgcttgtaatgtaacgttacagactcgatcattacatcagtgaggtaAGAGAGCCGAGCATTataatgcgcaccttgtaatgatacaagttgaatatttaatgttacattacacagTCAGGAAGgtatttttgtaatgtaatgctcaaaaacgaatctataatgttacattacacgtgaatgctcctGGTTGCTCTTGGTGAGAGAGCATCTcacttcaactcccaagcgacCATGTGGCCGCGAGAACAAAAAATTTCCAAGAATCTGCGATCGCAGgattaaatgttaatattttaataataagctaTTTTAACACACCTTGTTTTGTTTAAATCAGTTGAACCTGAAAATAATCACATCTTATCTCTTACTGAAATAAACTAAATGAACAAATAAACAAAGCAATATCTGAGGATTCCTTATCAGACAAGCCGCTATGAGTAAAAGTGGTTTTctgcaaagaattctatttaaactggtTTAAGGACATATTAAAAAGGTTGAACCATCTAaaggggcccattcacggcaggccgccttgccgtccgccggtttatgcaggatagtgaatggtgtcgtTACCGGCCGGCCATGCAGGCTGCGACACCATTCAttatcctgcataagccggcggacgaCAAGGCGGCCTGCCATGAATGGGCCCCTTTAGGTTAATGGTTTCTCTTAGCCAAGACTCCTTAGTCAGTCAAGTGAGTTATATAATGTTCATTTGAAACTAATACATCCCACACCGCTTTGGTGACAAGTGGTCAGCTTccctgaaaccaggccagctacatATCGTGAAGAATAAGTGTGAACGTAGTACGAGACTCGAGAGATTAAGCGCAGGACCAAGGGCCCTTCtacacgacgtttttttacgctcgtttgtatcgttgtcaagttgaacgctcagcaaacgcaagaaagccgacacgttttaaacttgATAATCGCCAAAACGCGaagaagacgagcgcatcagaaacgctcgtcgtcagtgcgcaaaaatacgtcgtgtggaaatgCCCTAAGTTAGTCAGATGGAAATGCCCATCTAGCTCTTGGacctattatatatatttcgTTGTCtgacaattaggtgatcagcctttTTTGTCCTAAAGAACTtgataacaatatttttgtgtGTTCAACTGCAGTTTTTGACGTGgcagagctatgcttcggcacgaataggccggctcgaccggagaaataccacgggctcacagaaaaccggcgtgaaacagcgcttgcgctgtgtttcgctgagtgagtgagtttaccggaggcccaatcccctatccttttcccttccctgccctctcctatttccttccctaccctcccctattcccttccctaccctcccctattaccttattccctcttaaaaggccggcaatgcacttgcagcattctgatgttgcgagtgtccatgggcgacggaagttgctttccatcaggtgacccgtttgctcgtttgcccccttatttcataaaaaaatttaaaggacTTGTCAGAAGTAATACCCCTAAACGTGTGTTTCCTcatgaaataattattcgtCGTCCATCCGTGACAAGCGGGTTAATCACGCGTTCTCTGAACGTTTAGTGCACGCTCTGTTAGTTCATAGGGATTCGTTACGGTTTGATCCATAGGCGTGTCTACCGCTGAATTGTATCATTATATGgcccttttttagggttccgtacacaaagggtaaaaaacacattttatctTCTAGGGGGGGCGGCTGCCCCgcctagaagataaaataaacgtcaatttttcTGGCAAGTGGGaaataaaaacgtgttacctactctgcgcaaaatgaagtgttggaaacaaaatatctttgtggtcagattaataaaagtcaattttcatgattttttgtttaaatatacttatctatcaaaccgaccatcttctcgaaacagctAACTGTAGCTAGCTGTAGCTATGTATGGTGAAAAGGTACTTTTCCATGTGCACTGCCACAAATATAGTAGTGCTAAAACGGGCACCGACCGTAGGgtcagtgccggttttagcactccCAGCGCCCTGGCCGATATtccttcggcgcccagggtgcctAGGATAGTGCTAAAAATAGTGTGGTGACTGGTGCCCCTTCAACGCCCTATTCAGTCAGCTAGCGTCGACTCCCCGTAATGCCGCTACTGACTACGGTAAATCTGTTAAAATTATTTGCCCACCAATCGGTGGGCTACTGTATCTATCAATGTAAATCATCACTTGAGGTACCTATTATTGTACGCAAAGTTGCATTACTACGGCCTACATTTGCAATTCGCAATGAGTGGGATTCTATTCGACGCATGTACAACATAAAGTAGATCATTTTCATACATCGCTCGATTAGGATGCACGCACACATACCTAAGCTCGGTTTCACATAGCTTGAAGTAGCAAAAAAAGTAGTTCTGCGGTGCCGCCACGCGCACTGCGGCGCGATCATGGGTCCGACTAGTCTCGTATGTTTGTTGAAAATTGCGGCACCGCTCGCCGCCACCGCCGCGGTAAAGAGTCGCCGCCGCTcggcggcgccgcgccgtgtgaAAACGGtccatagaaatacaaggatgagtatGCAGCGTCGCCGCCGCGGTGGCGGTGCCGCTCCCGCTGCGGCGCGTGTGAAAACACGCTTACCGCCGCAAGTGCGCGTCAAAAACTTGTCTCTGCGTTGCGTGTGCCACCTTAGTGTGGGTTTCAGACAACTTGAAGTAGCAGAAATATAAATTGCAATCGCACACGTGCGTAAAACTTGCCTTCGTCTTGAGCTAGTTTGATAAAGAATCACGGTtcagttactctactgtatgtacctttatattattgtgatttgtgatgcGTGTGTCTTGTGTGACGTGTAATGTGTTAAGTACCTACGTCAGTTCTTGTCACTtgtagcacaatagacataactaccagtagttcgactgcaaagaaacgaacaggtttcaatatctgtcaaattcgtcgggtttcactaggattatgaacggaatgtgcctcgcgctggttgatataatttatttttaaatatttacaataaagatttcaaaattggattctgtcaattttaatcgcatgtgccaaaacacaaacaacaatacgaccaaagaggaacacgtccagcgaatatgtcatacaACGTCAATCAACagccctagcgacgattttcgtcttaatacgtcaaatttaaaaatttcaacatcagttctaagtcggcatactctatcattctgtctactctgcttgtAGTATATCTACCTAAAGTAACAGTTCCGTCCTTGAAATAAAACTTGCTCAAAACGGAGACAAATTTTACGCGGACGCATCTTTACACTGCATTGTTTTTCTATCTCAAACTAAGTATTTTAAATTCCGCATAAATGTGTTAAATCGATCTAGTATAGAGATTGTCTATTGTAAAATACAATTATGTCTAAATCCTAATTatgatgaaaaaatattagttacttaaaaaaataccttgAGCATACACAAGCAAAAAGCTGGGAACTCTATCATCTATtacctaaaaataaaatgaaatagtgACCGATATATTACGATAAGATTATTTGTTAACACTTGTAGGGTAATagttaagtaatttatttacgAAAATCGTCATTTTGTAACACATCGTAACTTCAATTATCGTGTGTGACTCAACATTGATAGCGACTCAAATTAAGTTGATCCTCAGTGATACTAGTTGCCAAATATTACGGAAGTACCGATAagtattgttaaatattaaagaatgtTTAGTTACTTTTACCTAGAAGTTTCATGAAATGacgagaataataattttaccctcaTCGCTATTTACCTAGTAGGTAATGTATTAGTAGACCCCCGTTAATCCAACAAACGTTTTGCATGGCCGTTGCCCGTCGGATTAGTGAATTTGTCGGATAATAGAGTACCgcctagattttttaattttggacGTAGAGGTCAATATCGTGGACCACAGAACACTAATATGTCGTgcacgtccgcggtaaaacgataacatagggaagtaaaatgtatggaactaTAATATAAAGACGCTtctaaatttccgtcgacgataactttttaacgtgcacgttacaggacatcacgacgtctgcactcttctgaaccgtacgaaacgtccgcggtgcgtaaaatcaaaagggcatcaacgttttatcgtggaagtcggcgtccacgataacgtgacgctcagaattataaaagcgcacattacaatttacaatacattacaaatcaaaatgataaggttttatattttattaactagacctaaatagattttaaataaCAAGACAAAAGTCTTCATTCAAATAACTGTTAAAAGACAATGTTTATTCAAACGTTATACAAAGAAATCGTGTTTACCATCCCGTTAccaatgaaatatatttagcaCCTACATAACCGTACATTTATATGTCCTTTTTCGTCTCCCAAAGTGTGAAATACCAAAATTCATCTTAATTGGATGAGCGGCTAATGCGTGAAGTTCCTTGAAAGAAAAATCTTTTCCATTTGAAACCAGTGGATGTTCAATGTACAGTCGACAAAAGCTATACATCCCTAAGTTGCCCATTGGCTATAAACGAATACGTGGGTTCGATTTTCGATGAAAATACggtttgattaggacaatgcaggctaatcATCTGATTGTCTGGCAAGAAAGATAATATGTATCGGATATAAAACTCGGTCCTGTTCTCACTGGGTTGTGAAGAAAACGATGAGGGACTGcttttgtgtactgcacacacacttgggcactataaatcactcctgcgtagctgggcTGGTTTTAATTAAACCGGCttctgtcaccgaaaccggcatGGGCTTATTACTAAGATAATATTTGCGTTCAAAAGTGTACTCGTAATACTGATGTACCTACTTGAAGACgttttgatgaaactttagATTGCTTCGTGGACATTAATACAGATTATTGAGTAAGCATATTGTCACATTCGGAGCACTTACGAAAGAGATGATGATTGCGATTTAGAACCATGTAGAGCAATACGCAAGTTTTATGACGTTTACGCACTTCTAATGACCTTAAGATGAGTTAAATTTGTAGGATAAAGATATTTATATTGTATGTTAAAATAGGtttggatataatataatagctaccacaccggtttcggtgacggtggccggtttcaatgaaaccaggccagctgcacaggagtaattttatagtgcccaagtgtgtgcgcagtacacaagagcactctctattccttgatttactctcataacctagcgggtcttccgtcccactaggttTACTATTTTTACTCTATTCcttaatggctggtttacacgtattaagttgataagtaggtaactaaattttaacttaattttaaattgttaattgcatgtaagcacaaaatttagtagcaagtagcaagttaaaatttagtaagtactatactagatgacaattagaatttagttacctacttatctacttaatgtGTGTAATCCAGccattactctcataacccagtgggacggaagaccgacacgaccggcgagagatcaggcgcaggaccgactttttacatgcccatccgacgcatggatcatcttacttgtcagttgtcagtCAATCAGGTgttcagcctgcattgtcctaaccaaacttggaaatgacatgtttccaacgcgggaattgaacccacgacctccgagtcaagagccgcgctctataccactagacc from the Aricia agestis chromosome 14, ilAriAges1.1, whole genome shotgun sequence genome contains:
- the LOC121733698 gene encoding uncharacterized protein LOC121733698 yields the protein MAPIKRRGTKFSDSEVRLLSQIVIKYLPIIENKRTDNVTNGAKEEAWSKITASFNAANSGHERRMVKTLKSKYDNIKKGSRHFKPSRPFDYKPNIADIKEIENNLLAICSNNSNIFSFDASNDSDSFSNVQPPNSAENTAYIKNELVEEEVSIEPSADEEEICNSENSIEEPQNKYKTWPSLVSEAPQASPNKANETAKPDPISEAKLELIRLQIEIAKKEHSFKEMEHKRKMLYLYNEEVRKNQIHQKMLRTMQQDMKTS